A window from Pseudomonas alloputida encodes these proteins:
- a CDS encoding helix-turn-helix transcriptional regulator: protein MPRSHADLWRDPALAHVESRRACHSRACYKAHSHPTFSIGAVDAGRSHFTGAADGQQHLAPGTLVLVPAHRVHACNPAPGLAWSYQMLHVDADWLTQLRLESGLGGIEAGEPVRICREAEVYRQFCALNRLLFSSACNGEKDAALIAFLGDLDFSAHPPLAAAPALQAATLNGLLARIEHQDPAQLSLEVLAREAGLGRYQLIRAFRAATGFTPHAYLLNARVNRGRQLLSEGLALAEVAYQLGFADQSHFQRVFKAHVGVTPGQYRGN, encoded by the coding sequence ATGCCCCGTTCCCACGCCGACCTGTGGCGCGATCCGGCCCTGGCACATGTCGAAAGCCGGCGCGCCTGCCACAGCCGGGCCTGCTACAAGGCCCACAGCCACCCGACGTTTTCCATCGGTGCAGTGGATGCTGGCCGCAGCCATTTCACCGGGGCTGCCGACGGGCAGCAACACTTGGCGCCCGGCACGCTGGTACTGGTTCCGGCCCACCGCGTGCATGCCTGCAACCCGGCCCCCGGCCTGGCGTGGAGCTATCAGATGCTGCATGTGGATGCCGACTGGCTGACGCAGTTACGCCTGGAGTCGGGCCTTGGCGGTATCGAAGCCGGCGAACCGGTGCGTATCTGCAGGGAGGCCGAGGTATATCGGCAGTTCTGCGCGCTGAACAGGTTGCTGTTTTCCAGTGCCTGCAATGGCGAGAAAGATGCGGCGCTGATTGCCTTTTTGGGGGACCTGGATTTTTCCGCGCACCCACCGCTGGCAGCGGCCCCCGCCCTGCAAGCCGCCACCTTGAACGGGTTGCTTGCACGCATCGAACACCAGGACCCTGCGCAATTGAGCCTGGAGGTATTGGCGCGGGAGGCCGGGCTTGGGCGCTATCAACTGATCCGCGCGTTTCGAGCGGCTACCGGGTTTACCCCGCATGCCTACCTGCTCAATGCCCGGGTCAATCGCGGGCGGCAACTGTTGAGTGAAGGGCTGGCCCTGGCGGAAGTGGCCTACCAGCTTGGCTTTGCTGACCAGAGCCATTTCCAGCGGGTGTTCAAGGCCCATGTGGGGGTTACGCCGGGGCAGTACCGCGGAAACTGA
- a CDS encoding autotransporter outer membrane beta-barrel domain-containing protein — MEVFLMRLRLMLTLGSLPLLGMASPAAHAACTFSPGPGNDTYTCDSGTAPALVDSSGDNRLVFPASGSGAITGDVTFGAGKDSIDMASGSVGGNVNQGAGIDDFVMSGGVIEGNLNQGDGLDTFHMSGGWIKGTFDSGDYAEMDDGRIGNVNMRLDENTFIMRGGSVDRNVITAFDKDYIEVFEGNIGGNISVSGGDDQVLVHGGQVGGDVLLSTGNDRFTWDGGRIGGRVDAGPGDDTALLKGLTPEVLSITLDGGEGNDSLTFDASQPAGGAHYVNWERVALNNGSRLALDDTLVLGDSNSSTGSLALDASSRITSRQGVITAFAPGQRAAISNAGTLDLTAGNDAMGRLRIEGDYTGNNGTLRLNSVLAGDGAASDRLVVSRGAIAGSTQVLINNLNGAGAATAQNGIQVVEARNGATSTATAFVQTQRLSAGAYDYRLFKGGVTAGSENSWYLRSTLVAPPAPAPVPAPGEPPVIAPAVTPPVAAPAPGQAELPAPVQGQSLPLYRPEVPVYAAAPRGAAIIARQALGTFHQRQGDQLLLQGESALPASWGQAYGGTLRQQWSGTVSPSLDGDLYGFKVGQDLYAKVGDNGYRQHVGIYVSHSRLDADVKGFALAVHDRSVGDLKLDGDSVGTYWTLVGPQGAYLDAVLQYTRLDGRARSERGDTLNLDGHAWTASLESGYPITLSERWRVEPQAQLIAQKVALESARDSVSRISHDAQVELTGRLGLRLEGAFTGSSGRLLQPFAQVNLWHGDGGRDTLTFDDADKIKTDYRYTSVQLESGVVAQVNEALSLHGGVQYTANLDSRQQEASGVNLGVRWQF, encoded by the coding sequence ATGGAGGTTTTCCTGATGCGTCTACGCCTGATGCTGACCCTGGGTTCGCTCCCGCTGCTGGGCATGGCCTCGCCCGCTGCACACGCGGCTTGTACCTTCTCACCCGGCCCGGGTAACGACACCTACACCTGTGACAGCGGCACCGCACCCGCGTTGGTGGACAGCAGCGGCGATAACCGCCTGGTATTCCCGGCATCCGGTAGCGGCGCCATTACCGGCGACGTAACCTTCGGCGCCGGCAAAGACAGCATCGACATGGCCTCTGGCAGCGTCGGCGGGAACGTCAACCAGGGCGCCGGCATCGATGACTTCGTCATGAGCGGCGGCGTCATCGAAGGCAACCTCAACCAGGGTGATGGCCTGGACACCTTTCACATGAGCGGCGGCTGGATCAAGGGCACGTTCGACAGCGGCGACTATGCCGAAATGGACGACGGACGTATCGGCAACGTCAACATGCGGCTGGACGAGAACACCTTCATCATGCGTGGCGGCAGCGTCGACCGGAACGTCATCACGGCCTTCGACAAGGACTACATCGAAGTCTTCGAGGGCAACATCGGTGGCAACATCAGCGTCAGCGGTGGCGACGACCAGGTGCTGGTGCACGGTGGCCAGGTTGGCGGCGATGTGTTGCTGAGCACTGGCAACGACCGCTTCACCTGGGACGGTGGCCGTATTGGCGGGCGCGTGGATGCCGGGCCAGGTGATGACACGGCACTGCTCAAAGGCCTTACGCCCGAGGTGCTGAGTATCACGTTGGACGGCGGCGAAGGTAACGACAGCCTGACGTTCGATGCCAGCCAGCCGGCAGGCGGTGCCCACTATGTGAACTGGGAGCGCGTGGCGCTGAACAACGGCAGCCGGCTGGCACTGGATGACACGCTGGTACTGGGCGACAGCAACAGCAGCACGGGCAGCCTCGCCCTCGACGCCAGCAGCCGCATCACGTCACGCCAAGGGGTAATCACTGCGTTTGCCCCTGGCCAGCGCGCCGCAATCAGCAACGCAGGCACACTTGACCTCACCGCCGGCAATGATGCCATGGGCCGCTTGCGCATCGAGGGCGATTACACCGGCAACAACGGCACCCTGCGCCTGAACAGCGTGCTGGCCGGCGATGGCGCTGCTTCCGATCGCCTGGTGGTCAGCCGCGGCGCCATCGCCGGCTCTACCCAGGTGCTCATCAACAACCTCAACGGCGCAGGTGCGGCGACTGCCCAGAACGGCATCCAGGTGGTCGAAGCCCGTAACGGCGCCACCAGCACGGCCACCGCCTTTGTACAGACCCAAAGGCTGTCGGCCGGTGCCTACGACTATCGGCTGTTCAAAGGGGGCGTTACTGCCGGCAGTGAAAACAGCTGGTACCTGCGCTCGACGCTGGTTGCGCCACCCGCTCCAGCCCCTGTGCCGGCACCGGGCGAGCCGCCGGTGATCGCCCCAGCCGTCACCCCGCCCGTCGCTGCGCCAGCGCCCGGCCAGGCCGAGCTGCCGGCGCCGGTGCAGGGCCAAAGCCTGCCGCTGTACCGCCCCGAGGTCCCGGTGTATGCCGCAGCGCCGCGGGGGGCCGCGATCATCGCCCGCCAGGCACTGGGCACCTTCCACCAACGCCAGGGCGACCAGCTGTTATTGCAGGGTGAAAGCGCCCTCCCCGCCAGCTGGGGGCAAGCCTACGGCGGCACGCTGCGCCAGCAATGGAGCGGCACGGTCAGCCCGAGCCTGGATGGCGACCTGTACGGTTTCAAGGTGGGCCAGGACCTGTATGCCAAGGTTGGCGACAACGGTTACCGCCAGCATGTTGGTATCTACGTAAGCCATAGCCGCCTGGACGCCGACGTCAAAGGGTTTGCCCTGGCCGTTCACGACCGCAGCGTGGGCGACCTGAAGCTCGATGGCGATAGCGTGGGCACCTACTGGACGCTGGTCGGGCCACAGGGCGCGTACCTGGACGCGGTGTTGCAATACACCCGCCTGGATGGCCGCGCCCGCTCCGAGCGTGGCGACACGCTGAACCTCGACGGCCACGCCTGGACAGCTTCACTGGAATCGGGCTACCCCATCACCCTGTCCGAGCGCTGGCGCGTGGAACCGCAAGCTCAGTTGATTGCGCAAAAGGTCGCGCTGGAAAGCGCCCGCGACAGCGTCTCGCGCATCAGTCATGACGCCCAGGTCGAGCTGACCGGCCGTTTGGGCCTGCGCCTGGAGGGTGCGTTCACGGGGAGCAGCGGGCGCCTGTTGCAGCCTTTTGCGCAGGTCAACCTGTGGCACGGCGACGGTGGGCGCGACACCTTGACCTTCGATGACGCTGACAAGATCAAGACCGATTACCGCTATACCTCAGTGCAACTGGAAAGCGGTGTGGTAGCGCAGGTCAACGAAGCGCTGAGCCTGCATGGCGGCGTGCAGTACACCGCCAACCTGGACAGCCGCCAGCAGGAAGCCAGCGGCGTGAACCTGGGCGTGCGCTGGCAGTTCTAG
- the eco gene encoding serine protease inhibitor ecotin, whose product MRPTPMTAILALSLAAAAPAMAASLKDIAPYPEAEKGFTRQVIHLPAQADESAYKLEILAGKTLQVDCNRQRLGGNLEAHTLEGWGYNYYRLDNVSGPASTLMACPDGKKTEAFVPVVGDGFLLRYNSKLPVVVYVPKDVEVRYRVWSASQDVQKAKVE is encoded by the coding sequence ATGCGCCCTACCCCAATGACCGCGATTCTGGCCCTGAGCCTGGCCGCCGCCGCACCTGCGATGGCCGCCAGCCTGAAGGACATCGCGCCCTACCCCGAGGCGGAAAAGGGCTTCACCCGGCAGGTTATCCACCTGCCGGCCCAGGCCGACGAGTCGGCCTATAAACTGGAAATCCTCGCTGGCAAGACGCTGCAGGTCGACTGCAATCGTCAGCGCCTGGGCGGCAACCTGGAAGCACACACCCTGGAAGGCTGGGGCTACAATTACTACCGCCTGGACAACGTCAGCGGCCCGGCCAGCACGCTGATGGCCTGCCCGGACGGCAAGAAGACCGAGGCCTTCGTGCCGGTGGTCGGCGATGGCTTCCTGCTGCGCTACAACAGCAAGCTGCCGGTGGTGGTGTATGTGCCCAAGGATGTCGAAGTGCGCTACCGCGTGTGGTCGGCATCGCAGGATGTGCAGAAGGCTAAAGTAGAGTAG
- a CDS encoding sigma-54 interaction domain-containing protein produces MHDSDSLKDYPQVRQLAIRSLFEIIEQSSEGTVIVDRQARIVWMNERYARRFGLADAASAIGQPCETVIPGSLMRDVVSNGRPILLDMLDTPNEPLVVMRLPIHDDQGALIGAIGFALFDELRSLSPLLKRYASMQQELASTRSQLRARQAKYSFAQFVGSSAPSLEAKRRARRGAGSDSPVLLLGETGTGKELLAHAIHAASARAHRAFVSINSAAIPETLLEAEFFGTAPGAFTGADRKGRSGKLQLAEGGTLFLDEIGDMPLALQSKLLRVLQEKEYEPVGSNQMLRSDVRIIAATSIDLQAAMARGAFRADLYYRLNVLPIDVPPLRQRLEDLPALCETILAELGSQYELEAEAQQLLARHAWPGNIRELRNVLERATLLADQPRLGVADLRAALGPLSPLAEAPVRQSYREACEAFERGLIAGALAEQGGKVPEAAAALGLGRSTLYKKMAALGL; encoded by the coding sequence ATGCACGACAGCGACAGCCTCAAGGACTACCCCCAGGTACGGCAACTGGCGATCCGCTCGCTGTTCGAGATCATCGAACAGTCCAGCGAGGGCACGGTGATCGTCGACCGCCAGGCACGCATCGTCTGGATGAACGAACGCTACGCCCGACGCTTTGGCCTGGCCGACGCTGCCAGTGCCATCGGCCAGCCGTGCGAAACAGTGATCCCCGGCAGCCTGATGCGCGATGTGGTGAGCAATGGCCGGCCCATCCTGCTGGACATGCTCGACACGCCGAACGAGCCGTTGGTGGTCATGCGCCTGCCCATCCACGATGACCAGGGCGCGCTGATCGGCGCCATTGGCTTTGCGCTGTTCGACGAACTGCGCAGCCTGTCGCCGCTGCTCAAGCGCTACGCCAGCATGCAGCAGGAACTGGCCTCGACCCGCTCGCAACTGCGCGCCCGCCAGGCCAAATACAGCTTCGCCCAGTTCGTCGGCAGCAGCGCGCCCAGCCTGGAAGCCAAACGACGCGCCCGGCGTGGCGCCGGCAGTGATTCGCCCGTGTTGCTGCTGGGCGAAACCGGTACCGGCAAGGAGCTGCTGGCCCACGCCATTCACGCAGCGTCGGCACGGGCACACAGAGCTTTTGTCAGCATCAACAGCGCAGCCATCCCGGAGACGCTGCTGGAAGCCGAATTCTTCGGTACTGCGCCGGGTGCCTTTACCGGTGCCGACCGCAAGGGCCGCAGCGGCAAGCTGCAACTGGCCGAAGGCGGCACGCTGTTCCTCGACGAGATCGGCGACATGCCGCTGGCCCTGCAGAGCAAGCTGCTGCGGGTGCTGCAGGAAAAGGAATACGAACCGGTCGGGTCGAACCAGATGCTGCGCAGCGATGTGCGCATCATTGCCGCCACCTCCATCGACCTGCAGGCTGCCATGGCCCGCGGGGCCTTCCGCGCCGACCTGTATTACCGGCTGAATGTGCTGCCGATCGATGTTCCGCCGTTGCGGCAACGGCTGGAGGACCTGCCCGCGCTGTGCGAGACCATATTGGCTGAGCTGGGCAGCCAGTACGAGCTGGAAGCTGAAGCGCAGCAACTGCTGGCCAGGCATGCGTGGCCGGGGAACATTCGCGAGCTGCGCAATGTGCTGGAGCGCGCGACCCTGCTGGCGGATCAGCCCCGGCTGGGGGTTGCGGACCTGCGTGCGGCATTGGGGCCATTGAGCCCGCTGGCTGAAGCGCCCGTGCGGCAGAGCTACCGTGAGGCCTGCGAGGCCTTTGAACGCGGCCTGATTGCCGGGGCGCTGGCCGAACAGGGAGGAAAAGTGCCAGAGGCAGCGGCAGCCTTAGGGCTGGGGCGGTCGACGCTGTACAAGAAGATGGCGGCACTTGGTCTCTGA
- a CDS encoding GntP family permease, which translates to MTVLIALAALALLMLAAYRGYSVILFAPIAALGAVLLTDPAAVAPAFTGVFMEKMVGFIKLYFPVFLLGAVFGKLIELSGFSRSIVAAAIRLLGTRQAMLVIVLVCALLTYGGVSLFVVVFAVYPFAAEMFRQSNIPKRLIPATIALGAFSFTMDALPGTPQIQNIIPSTFFNTTAWAAPWLGLIGTLFVFFTGMAYLQRQRNKAQRAGEGYGTDLRNEPETAADLSLPNPWLALSPLILVGVMNLVFTHWIPHWYGPSHSLQLPGMSAPVQSDVTKLTAIWAVQAALLVGILMVLVCAFGAIRTRLAEGTKSAVGGALLAAMNTASEYGFGAVIASLPGFLVLADALRSIPNPLVNEAITVTLLAGITGSASGGMSIALAAMGDTFIAAAHAADIPLEVLHRVAAMASGGMDTLPHNGAVITLLAVTGLTHREAYKDIFGITLIKTLAVFVVIATFYATGIV; encoded by the coding sequence ATGACCGTGCTCATCGCACTCGCTGCTTTGGCCTTGCTGATGCTGGCCGCCTACCGCGGTTACAGCGTAATCCTCTTCGCCCCCATCGCCGCCCTCGGCGCTGTCCTGCTCACCGACCCTGCCGCCGTCGCCCCTGCGTTCACGGGGGTGTTCATGGAAAAAATGGTCGGTTTCATCAAACTGTACTTCCCGGTATTCCTGCTGGGGGCGGTGTTCGGCAAGCTGATCGAGCTGTCCGGTTTCTCCCGCTCGATCGTCGCCGCGGCCATCCGCCTGCTCGGCACCCGCCAGGCGATGCTGGTCATCGTACTGGTCTGTGCCCTGCTTACTTACGGCGGTGTTTCGCTGTTCGTGGTGGTGTTCGCGGTGTACCCGTTCGCCGCCGAAATGTTCCGTCAGAGCAATATCCCCAAACGCCTGATCCCGGCCACCATCGCCCTGGGCGCATTCTCGTTCACCATGGACGCCCTGCCCGGCACCCCACAGATCCAGAACATCATCCCCAGCACCTTCTTCAACACCACCGCCTGGGCCGCACCGTGGCTGGGCCTGATCGGCACGCTGTTCGTGTTCTTTACCGGCATGGCCTACCTGCAGCGCCAGCGCAACAAGGCCCAGCGCGCCGGTGAAGGTTATGGCACCGACTTGCGCAACGAACCGGAAACCGCTGCCGACCTGAGCCTGCCCAACCCTTGGCTGGCGCTGTCGCCGCTGATACTGGTGGGGGTGATGAACCTGGTGTTCACCCACTGGATACCGCATTGGTACGGCCCCAGTCACAGCCTGCAATTGCCAGGCATGAGTGCACCGGTACAAAGCGACGTGACCAAGCTGACGGCCATCTGGGCTGTGCAGGCCGCGTTGCTGGTGGGCATCCTGATGGTCCTGGTGTGCGCCTTTGGCGCCATTCGTACACGCCTGGCCGAAGGCACCAAAAGCGCGGTGGGTGGTGCCTTGCTGGCAGCCATGAACACCGCTTCGGAATACGGCTTTGGCGCGGTAATCGCCTCGCTGCCGGGTTTTCTGGTGCTGGCCGATGCCCTGCGCAGCATCCCCAACCCCTTGGTGAACGAAGCCATCACCGTGACCTTGCTGGCCGGCATCACCGGCTCCGCTTCGGGCGGCATGAGCATCGCCTTGGCAGCCATGGGCGACACGTTCATCGCCGCCGCCCACGCGGCCGATATCCCGCTGGAAGTGCTACACCGGGTAGCCGCCATGGCCAGCGGTGGCATGGACACCCTGCCGCACAATGGCGCGGTGATCACCTTGCTGGCGGTGACCGGCCTCACCCACCGCGAGGCCTACAAGGACATTTTTGGTATTACCCTGATCAAGACCCTGGCGGTGTTCGTGGTCATCGCCACGTTCTACGCCACTGGCATCGTCTAA
- a CDS encoding ABC transporter permease, translating into MLSPLSRRRLQRFRRHRLGWVSLWLFAGLLLLSLCAELVANDKPLLLGYKGNVYVPALKRYTEQQFGGQLPFQPDYRSAYVRQLIAEQGGWMLFAPIPFSADTPNYDLQVPTPSPPSASNWLGTDDQGRDVLARVLYGTRVSLLFAFALTVVSVLIGVAAGALQGYHGGWVDLFGQRLLEVWSGLPVLYLLIILSGFVEPDFWWLLGIMALFSWLTLVDVVRAEFLRGRNLEYVKAARALGLPDSQVMLRHILPNAMNATLTYVPFMLTGAITTLTALDFLGFGMPAGSASLGELVTQGKQHLEAPWLGFTAFFALAVILSLLVFIGDALREAFDPRR; encoded by the coding sequence ATGCTATCGCCCCTGTCGCGCCGTCGCCTGCAACGTTTTCGCCGCCACCGCCTGGGCTGGGTGTCGCTGTGGTTGTTTGCCGGCCTTCTGCTGCTCAGCCTTTGCGCCGAACTGGTGGCCAACGACAAGCCACTGCTGCTGGGCTACAAGGGCAATGTGTACGTTCCGGCGCTAAAACGCTACACCGAGCAGCAGTTCGGCGGGCAACTGCCGTTTCAGCCCGACTACCGCAGCGCCTATGTGCGCCAACTGATCGCTGAACAGGGTGGCTGGATGCTGTTCGCACCTATCCCGTTCAGTGCCGACACACCTAATTACGACCTGCAGGTGCCCACCCCCAGCCCGCCCAGCGCCAGCAACTGGCTAGGCACCGACGACCAAGGCCGTGACGTGCTGGCGCGGGTGCTTTATGGCACGCGGGTATCGCTGCTGTTCGCCTTTGCCCTGACCGTGGTCAGTGTGCTCATTGGCGTGGCGGCGGGCGCCCTGCAAGGCTACCACGGGGGCTGGGTCGACCTGTTCGGCCAGCGCTTGCTGGAAGTATGGTCGGGGTTGCCAGTGTTGTATCTGTTGATCATCCTCAGCGGTTTCGTCGAGCCGGATTTCTGGTGGCTGCTGGGGATCATGGCGCTGTTCTCCTGGCTGACCCTGGTCGACGTCGTGCGCGCCGAGTTCCTGCGTGGGCGCAACCTGGAGTATGTAAAGGCAGCGCGGGCGTTGGGGTTACCGGACAGTCAGGTGATGTTGCGGCATATCTTGCCCAATGCCATGAATGCCACGCTGACCTATGTGCCGTTCATGCTGACCGGGGCGATCACCACACTGACCGCGCTGGACTTTCTGGGCTTTGGCATGCCAGCGGGCAGCGCCTCGCTGGGCGAGCTGGTGACCCAGGGCAAGCAGCACCTGGAGGCACCGTGGTTGGGCTTTACCGCGTTCTTTGCACTGGCGGTGATCTTGTCACTGCTGGTGTTTATCGGGGATGCCTTGCGTGAGGCGTTTGACCCCCGACGATGA
- a CDS encoding peptidylprolyl isomerase produces MKAQARHILVKTADEAEKLKQRIANGEAFDVLAKKFSLCPSGKRGGDLGEIRPGQMVGAIDQVIFKKPLRVVHGPIKSKFGYHLVQTFYRD; encoded by the coding sequence ATGAAAGCCCAAGCCCGCCACATTCTGGTCAAGACCGCTGACGAAGCCGAAAAGCTCAAGCAGCGCATCGCCAACGGCGAGGCTTTCGACGTGCTCGCGAAAAAGTTCTCTCTTTGCCCATCCGGCAAGCGCGGTGGTGACCTGGGCGAAATTCGCCCCGGGCAGATGGTCGGCGCCATCGACCAGGTGATCTTCAAGAAGCCTTTGCGTGTGGTACACGGGCCGATCAAGAGCAAATTCGGCTACCACCTGGTGCAAACGTTCTACCGCGACTAA
- a CDS encoding LysE family translocator → MDLSSLLLFIPACFALNMAPGPNNLLSLHNASRYGLRTACVAGAGRILAFCGMIALAAMGLAVVLHTSEYLFLAIKVVGAAYLFYIAWQLWRAPVSETVVASDHPGGTWRLARQEFWVAAGNPKAILIFTAFLPQFVSVGSSTPVSEQFLWLGVLFLLLEWAAIAIYSGLGAYMQRWFSQPGPRRMFNRVSASLLGCAGLGLLAARR, encoded by the coding sequence ATGGACCTTTCAAGCCTGCTGCTTTTCATCCCTGCCTGCTTCGCCTTGAACATGGCGCCAGGGCCTAACAACCTGTTGTCACTGCACAACGCCAGCCGTTACGGCCTGCGCACCGCCTGCGTGGCCGGCGCCGGCCGTATCCTTGCCTTCTGCGGCATGATCGCCCTGGCAGCGATGGGCCTGGCAGTGGTGTTGCATACCAGCGAATACCTATTCCTGGCCATCAAGGTGGTGGGCGCGGCCTACCTGTTCTACATCGCCTGGCAACTGTGGCGCGCACCCGTGAGCGAGACCGTGGTGGCAAGCGATCACCCAGGCGGCACTTGGCGCCTGGCGCGCCAGGAGTTCTGGGTGGCGGCCGGCAACCCCAAGGCCATCCTGATCTTTACCGCCTTCCTGCCGCAGTTCGTCTCGGTCGGTAGCAGCACCCCGGTGAGTGAGCAGTTCCTTTGGCTGGGTGTGTTGTTCCTGCTGCTGGAATGGGCGGCCATCGCCATCTACTCAGGCCTGGGCGCCTACATGCAGCGTTGGTTCAGCCAGCCCGGCCCACGCCGAATGTTCAACCGGGTCAGCGCGTCCTTGCTGGGCTGCGCAGGTCTCGGTCTGCTGGCTGCGCGCCGCTAG
- the hbdH gene encoding 3-hydroxybutyrate dehydrogenase: MTLEGKTALVTGSTSGIGLGIAQVLARAGANIVLNGFGDPGPAMAEIARHGVKVVHHPADLSDVVQIEALFNLAEREFGGVDILVNNAGIQHVAPVEQFPPESWDKIIALNLSAVFHGTRLALPGMRTRNWGRIINIASVHGLVGSIGKAAYVAAKHGVIGLTKVVGLETATSHVTCNAICPGWVLTPLVQKQIDDRAAKGGDRLQAQHDLLAEKQPSLAFVTPEHLGELVLFLCSEAGSQVRGAAWNVDGGWLAQ, translated from the coding sequence ATGACCCTTGAAGGCAAAACTGCACTCGTCACCGGTTCCACCAGCGGCATTGGCCTGGGCATCGCCCAGGTATTGGCCCGGGCTGGCGCCAACATCGTGCTCAACGGCTTTGGTGACCCGGGCCCCGCCATGGCGGAAATTGCCCGGCACGGGGTGAAGGTTGTGCACCACCCGGCCGACCTGTCGGATGTGGTCCAGATCGAGGCTTTGTTCAACCTGGCCGAACGCGAGTTCGGCGGCGTCGACATCCTGGTCAACAACGCCGGTATCCAGCATGTGGCACCGGTTGAGCAGTTCCCGCCAGAAAGCTGGGACAAGATCATCGCCCTGAACCTGTCGGCCGTATTCCATGGCACGCGCCTGGCGCTGCCGGGCATGCGCACGCGCAACTGGGGGCGCATCATCAATATCGCTTCGGTGCATGGCCTGGTCGGCTCGATTGGCAAGGCAGCCTACGTGGCAGCCAAGCATGGCGTGATCGGCCTGACCAAGGTGGTCGGCCTGGAAACCGCCACCAGTCATGTCACCTGCAATGCCATATGCCCGGGCTGGGTGCTGACACCGCTGGTGCAAAAGCAGATCGACGATCGTGCGGCCAAGGGTGGCGATCGGCTGCAAGCGCAGCACGATCTGCTGGCAGAAAAGCAACCGTCGCTGGCTTTCGTCACCCCCGAACACCTCGGTGAGCTGGTACTCTTTCTGTGCAGCGAGGCCGGTAGCCAGGTTCGCGGCGCCGCCTGGAACGTCGATGGTGGCTGGTTGGCCCAGTGA
- a CDS encoding microcin C ABC transporter permease YejB, with protein sequence MTAYILRRLLLIIPTLLAILLVNFAIVQAAPGGPVEQAVARLQGLGGGAPGARAEVVHGESRATRGLDPKLIEEIKRQYGFDKSAPERLWLMLGQYARLDFGNSFFRGAKVTDLILDKLPVTLSLGFWATLITYLVSIPLGIRKAMRHGSRFDAWSSALIVIGYALPSFLFALLLIVLFAGGTSLNWFPVRGLVSDNFDELSLLGKVADYFWHLVLPVAALVIGGFATLTLLTKNAFLDEVSRQYVVTARAKGLSERRVLYGHVLRNAMLLVVAGLPQALITVFFAGSLLIEVIFSLDGLGRMSYEAAVSRDYPVVFGTLFIFTLAGLLIRLIGDLSYTLLDPRIDFDTRAH encoded by the coding sequence ATGACCGCTTATATCCTGCGCCGTCTGTTGCTGATCATCCCGACGCTGCTGGCAATCCTGCTGGTCAATTTCGCCATCGTCCAGGCCGCGCCGGGTGGCCCGGTGGAACAAGCCGTGGCGCGCCTGCAGGGCCTCGGTGGCGGCGCACCCGGCGCGCGAGCCGAAGTGGTCCATGGCGAATCCCGGGCCACACGCGGCCTGGACCCGAAACTGATCGAAGAAATCAAGCGCCAGTATGGCTTCGACAAATCCGCCCCCGAGCGGCTTTGGTTGATGCTCGGCCAATATGCCCGGCTGGACTTTGGCAACAGCTTCTTCCGCGGCGCCAAAGTCACCGACCTGATTCTCGACAAGTTGCCGGTCACCCTGTCGCTGGGCTTCTGGGCCACGCTGATCACCTACCTGGTGTCTATCCCGCTGGGCATCCGCAAGGCGATGCGCCACGGCAGCCGCTTCGATGCCTGGAGCAGCGCGTTGATCGTGATCGGTTACGCCCTGCCTTCGTTCCTGTTCGCCCTGCTGCTGATCGTCCTGTTTGCCGGCGGCACTTCGCTCAACTGGTTCCCGGTGCGCGGCCTGGTCTCGGACAATTTCGACGAGCTCAGCCTGCTGGGCAAGGTCGCCGACTACTTCTGGCACCTGGTGCTGCCGGTTGCGGCCCTGGTGATCGGTGGGTTCGCCACCCTCACGCTGTTGACCAAGAATGCCTTCCTCGACGAGGTTTCCCGCCAATACGTGGTCACTGCCCGGGCCAAGGGCCTCAGCGAACGCCGCGTGCTGTATGGCCATGTGTTGCGCAACGCCATGCTGCTGGTGGTGGCCGGGCTGCCACAGGCGCTGATCACCGTGTTCTTTGCCGGCTCGTTGCTGATCGAGGTGATCTTCTCGCTCGATGGCCTGGGCCGCATGAGCTATGAGGCCGCCGTGTCGCGGGATTACCCAGTGGTGTTCGGCACGCTGTTCATCTTTACCCTGGCGGGCCTGCTGATTCGCCTGATCGGTGACCTGTCTTACACCCTGCTCGACCCGCGCATCGACTTCGATACGAGGGCGCACTGA